A window of Agrobacterium tumefaciens contains these coding sequences:
- a CDS encoding SDR family oxidoreductase produces the protein MTTATLLTHAHFGGRDIMVNNAGVLFASDFSTQPLEEIDLQLRVNVRGFFLITHAALKYIPNGGRIISSGSNAGLVVPFAGIAVYAATKFALESFTRGLAREMGSRELTDNLVRPGPLDADMNPAGGPLAAASLPNLSIARYGKTGEVAEAVAFLADPGAAYITGSGILVYDGISA, from the coding sequence ATGACGACGGCAACCCTATTAACGCACGCCCACTTCGGCGGCCGTGATATTATGGTCAATAATGCTGGCGTCCTTTTCGCAAGTGATTTCTCCACGCAGCCACTGGAGGAGATCGATCTGCAGCTGAGGGTCAATGTTCGGGGTTTCTTTCTGATCACCCATGCAGCGCTGAAATATATCCCTAACGGAGGTCGCATCATCAGTAGCGGCAGCAATGCGGGTCTGGTTGTGCCGTTCGCGGGGATCGCGGTCTATGCCGCCACCAAGTTTGCGCTGGAAAGCTTCACGCGCGGTCTCGCACGTGAAATGGGCTCTCGTGAACTTACCGACAATCTGGTTCGACCAGGTCCGCTTGATGCTGACATGAACCCTGCCGGTGGCCCGCTCGCAGCCGCTAGTCTGCCAAACCTGTCGATTGCTCGATATGGTAAAACCGGAGAAGTCGCAGAGGCCGTCGCCTTTCTCGCGGACCCCGGTGCAGCCTACATCACCGGTTCAGGCATTCTCGTCTACGACGGCATCAGTGCCTGA
- a CDS encoding RrF2 family transcriptional regulator produces the protein MTKSFLKLSLYSDYAMRVMIHLAAKDDDLTSIRQVAAIYDISQNHLMKVVQDLASAGFIEAVRGRKGGIRLARPADQINLGSILRHTEKLTDLFVCDGCIIAPACGLPVVLKEATAAFVGVFDRYTLADVARRKSKLAALLSIITDAAPAGLSTRRQ, from the coding sequence GTGACGAAATCTTTTTTGAAGCTCTCGCTCTACAGCGACTACGCGATGCGCGTGATGATTCATCTTGCGGCCAAAGATGATGACCTGACGTCAATCAGGCAGGTTGCAGCCATCTACGACATATCCCAGAATCACCTGATGAAAGTCGTCCAGGATCTTGCCAGCGCGGGCTTCATCGAGGCGGTCCGAGGTCGAAAGGGCGGCATTCGACTAGCGCGGCCCGCTGACCAGATCAACCTCGGATCGATCCTCCGCCACACCGAGAAGCTGACAGACCTCTTCGTCTGCGATGGATGCATCATCGCGCCTGCGTGCGGCCTTCCCGTCGTTCTCAAAGAGGCGACGGCGGCGTTTGTAGGCGTATTCGACCGGTACACTTTGGCCGACGTGGCTCGCAGGAAGTCCAAACTTGCCGCGCTGCTTTCGATTATTACGGATGCGGCCCCGGCTGGCTTGTCGACCCGCCGTCAGTAG
- a CDS encoding MGMT family protein: MSLRISTKSWLIELGTGREKAVANVFASNPLPVAIPCHRATESDGSAFRYTWGIDREYEFLRRERVVVADR; encoded by the coding sequence GTGAGTCTCCGGATTTCTACCAAGAGTTGGCTTATAGAATTGGGAACAGGAAGGGAGAAAGCGGTCGCCAACGTGTTCGCAAGCAATCCTCTGCCAGTGGCGATCCCCTGCCATCGCGCAACAGAGAGCGACGGCTCCGCCTTCCGCTACACTTGGGGGATTGATCGTGAATATGAGTTCCTAAGGAGGGAACGAGTCGTGGTTGCGGACCGCTAG